The following proteins are co-located in the Clostridiales bacterium genome:
- a CDS encoding DUF3810 domain-containing protein: MRNGIRTLIHNISRDVGVRISACMILLTVLLMLASRYHSGFGQWYALNIYPIFPETIGRIFSPWPFSLFEAGILLAAFAVVCFIAMSIWLFYMNHSRRAGFFLAGLKKGMLIFSALILTYTLTCSINYHRDDIGTVLNRPVEDVSVEKLEKLCILLSDQMIAFTDNPEWTNSLESLNDMDSIGMEAITAMKNLGDSEPSLSGYYPTPKPVYFSKIMSLMGIEGIYSPFTMEANYNNDMTSFLVPFTMCHELAHLKGYMREEDANFIAYLATKDSPSPAFQYSGSFHALTYSLNALKKAVSVEQYYDTYEKMPELVRIQLSYIGEQRREGPVIYRDMARYVNNAYLLANAQSKGAGSYGLMVDYLIAEYKDVLEPDELL, translated from the coding sequence ATGCGAAATGGAATACGTACTCTCATACACAATATCAGCCGAGACGTTGGAGTCCGAATTTCAGCGTGCATGATTCTGCTGACGGTATTATTAATGCTTGCGTCAAGATATCACAGTGGTTTTGGTCAGTGGTATGCGCTCAATATCTATCCAATCTTTCCCGAAACAATTGGAAGAATCTTTTCCCCATGGCCGTTCTCACTATTCGAGGCCGGGATTCTTTTGGCTGCATTTGCTGTGGTCTGCTTTATAGCAATGAGCATATGGCTATTTTATATGAATCATAGCAGGAGAGCAGGATTTTTCCTTGCCGGCCTTAAAAAGGGGATGCTGATCTTTTCAGCATTGATTTTGACTTATACACTAACTTGTTCCATTAATTATCATAGAGATGACATTGGAACGGTATTAAATCGACCAGTTGAGGATGTTTCGGTAGAAAAACTTGAAAAGCTCTGCATCCTGTTATCTGACCAGATGATCGCGTTTACGGACAATCCAGAGTGGACCAACAGTTTAGAGTCCTTAAATGATATGGACTCAATCGGAATGGAAGCGATTACGGCAATGAAGAATTTAGGCGACAGCGAACCATCACTCTCAGGTTATTATCCAACCCCGAAACCGGTCTATTTCTCAAAGATTATGTCCCTGATGGGAATCGAAGGAATTTACTCTCCCTTTACTATGGAGGCCAATTATAACAATGATATGACCTCGTTTCTCGTTCCTTTTACAATGTGTCACGAACTTGCACACTTAAAAGGGTATATGCGCGAAGAGGATGCAAACTTTATCGCTTATCTGGCAACCAAGGATTCCCCCTCGCCAGCCTTTCAATATAGTGGATCGTTTCATGCATTAACCTACTCTTTGAATGCTTTGAAAAAAGCTGTATCTGTTGAACAATACTATGATACTTATGAAAAAATGCCCGAGCTTGTACGGATTCAATTGAGCTATATAGGCGAACAAAGACGGGAAGGACCTGTTATTTACCGTGATATGGCCCGCTATGTCAATAATGCATACCTTCTTGCGAATGCACAATCGAAAGGTGCCGGAAGCTATGGACTTATGGTGGATTACCTGATTGCCGAATATAAAGACGTTCTAGAACCGGATGAGTTGCTGTAG
- a CDS encoding amino acid permease, producing the protein MAKGYGHQGLSSWQLTMMALGTVIGGSFFLGSSVAIHAAGPSILISYILGGILIYFILYALSELTVANPDSGSFRTFAANSFGKGIGFVVGWVYWTGMVLAMSSEATAVSILIREWYPQLSIALMGSVIIIAVTLLNLLGADKLSKLESGLAALKLLAIASFIILAVLLIMGILIRTNPIGAGELVQEQWMPGGIRSIAGSMLIVMFSYAGFEIIGLAASEAKEPHKTVPKAINHTIICLVGFYIVSVAVMLPLIPTADLSEDVSPFVAALNRWGIGWAGIAINFVLITAILSTMLAAMFGLGRMIRSLANEKQAPSWLIDKKDVPYRGIIFSGIAMLLALAGGLLLPRVYLFLISSGGFALLFTYAVIMATHLRFRKENGCPPKGNCQMPWYPYTSWIALISLILIILSMPFISGQGSGLIAGILMILFFTGAYLVQKRFNPKSNFELSEASKIEHANDENFSARGYTVKRRKRAQYSVEFSDELTDHTQNKNIKSDRDNCPKSD; encoded by the coding sequence ATGGCAAAAGGTTATGGACATCAGGGCTTATCATCCTGGCAGCTAACGATGATGGCATTGGGAACAGTAATCGGTGGTTCTTTCTTTCTTGGCTCTTCCGTGGCAATTCACGCTGCGGGTCCATCCATTCTCATTTCATATATCCTTGGAGGCATTCTTATTTATTTTATTTTGTATGCGCTTTCTGAACTGACCGTGGCCAATCCTGATTCGGGTTCCTTCAGGACTTTTGCAGCAAATTCCTTTGGGAAAGGAATCGGGTTTGTCGTTGGTTGGGTTTATTGGACGGGCATGGTACTTGCTATGTCCAGCGAAGCGACAGCGGTCTCGATTTTAATCAGAGAGTGGTATCCGCAGCTTTCTATCGCACTGATGGGAAGTGTCATCATCATTGCTGTTACACTGTTGAATCTTCTCGGAGCGGACAAACTCAGCAAGCTGGAGAGCGGTCTTGCAGCGCTGAAGCTTTTAGCCATCGCTTCGTTTATTATCCTTGCGGTTTTGCTGATCATGGGAATTCTAATCAGGACGAATCCCATCGGTGCAGGGGAGCTGGTGCAGGAACAATGGATGCCCGGAGGGATCAGGAGCATTGCAGGAAGTATGCTGATCGTAATGTTTTCGTATGCAGGGTTTGAAATCATCGGTCTAGCAGCTTCAGAAGCCAAAGAACCGCATAAGACAGTTCCAAAAGCAATCAATCATACAATCATTTGTTTGGTCGGCTTTTATATTGTTTCAGTGGCCGTGATGCTGCCATTGATTCCAACTGCTGACTTAAGTGAGGATGTGAGTCCTTTCGTTGCAGCGCTAAACCGATGGGGGATCGGCTGGGCTGGTATTGCTATCAATTTTGTTTTAATCACAGCAATCCTATCCACTATGCTGGCTGCCATGTTTGGCTTGGGGAGAATGATTCGTTCTCTAGCAAATGAAAAGCAGGCACCTTCCTGGCTGATAGACAAAAAAGATGTTCCTTATCGCGGAATTATCTTTTCTGGAATTGCTATGCTTCTTGCACTGGCTGGCGGATTGCTTTTGCCTAGAGTCTATCTTTTCTTAATCAGCTCAGGTGGTTTTGCTTTGCTCTTTACCTATGCGGTAATCATGGCAACGCATTTAAGGTTTCGGAAAGAAAACGGCTGTCCGCCGAAAGGAAATTGCCAAATGCCTTGGTATCCTTATACCTCGTGGATTGCTTTGATTTCTTTAATCCTTATCATACTGAGTATGCCATTTATTTCCGGTCAGGGTTCTGGATTGATTGCCGGGATTCTGATGATTTTATTTTTTACTGGTGCGTATTTGGTTCAAAAGAGGTTCAATCCGAAAAGTAATTTTGAATTGAGTGAGGCTTCTAAAATAGAACATGCTAACGATGAGAACTTCTCTGCAAGGGGATACACCGTGAAGAGGAGAAAGAGGGCGCAATACTCAGTGGAGTTTTCTGATGAATTGACAGATCATACCCAGAATAAAAATATAAAATCTGATAGGGATAACTGCCCGAAATCAGACTGA
- a CDS encoding collagen-like protein: protein MVNTSSATVYYPNNVPLSAFLIIIEDDLTGFGPTGPTGPTGPTGDTGPAGATGPTGDTGPAGATGPTGDTGPAGTTGPTGDTGPTGDTGPTGDTGPAGATGPTGDTGPTGDTGPTGDTGPTGDTGPTGDTGPAGDTGPTGDTGPTGDTGPTGDTGPTGDTGPTGDTGPTGDTGPTGDTGPTGDTGPTGDTGPTGDTGPTGDTGPTGDTGPTGDTGPIGDTGPTGDTGPTGDTGPTGDTGSTGDTGPTGDTGPTGDTGPTGDTGPTGDTGPTGDTGPTGDTGPTGDTGPTGDTGPTGDTGPTGDTGPTGDTGLTGDTGPTGDTGPTGDTGPTGDTGPVAAGAIVPFASGMVTTVSTVLGGLAGLQALVGFGANEAGTVVGGVIDTTGSTSLAFSAPRDGTITAIAGYHSVAAAVALVGSTVTITAQLYSSPTPDDVFAPVPGATVALAPALTGLVAIGTTSSGVTTGLAIPVTAGTRLMFVVSASVTAGIDIATVITGFVSGGLNIV, encoded by the coding sequence TTGGTTAACACAAGTTCAGCAACAGTATACTATCCAAATAATGTACCCCTTTCAGCTTTCTTGATTATCATTGAAGATGATCTTACTGGATTTGGGCCAACAGGGCCAACAGGGCCAACGGGCCCGACAGGAGACACAGGCCCTGCGGGAGCTACCGGCCCGACAGGAGACACTGGCCCTGCGGGAGCTACCGGTCCAACAGGAGACACTGGTCCTGCGGGAACTACGGGCCCGACAGGAGACACTGGCCCAACTGGAGACACCGGTCCAACAGGAGACACTGGTCCAGCGGGAGCTACCGGTCCAACCGGAGACACAGGCCCAACTGGAGACACCGGTCCGACTGGCGACACCGGTCCGACAGGTGACACAGGCCCAACTGGAGATACTGGTCCTGCTGGAGACACCGGTCCAACCGGAGATACCGGTCCGACTGGCGACACCGGTCCAACCGGAGATACTGGTCCGACTGGCGACACCGGTCCAACCGGAGATACCGGTCCAACTGGAGATACTGGTCCAACCGGAGATACCGGTCCAACCGGAGATACTGGTCCAACCGGAGATACTGGTCCGACTGGCGACACAGGTCCAACCGGAGATACTGGTCCAACCGGAGATACCGGTCCGACTGGCGACACAGGTCCAATCGGAGATACCGGTCCGACTGGCGACACAGGTCCAACTGGAGATACTGGTCCAACCGGAGATACCGGTTCAACTGGAGATACTGGACCAACCGGAGATACTGGACCAACTGGAGATACTGGTCCGACAGGAGACACCGGTCCAACTGGAGATACTGGTCCAACCGGAGATACTGGCCCAACCGGAGATACCGGTCCGACAGGTGACACTGGACCGACTGGCGACACAGGCCCAACTGGAGATACTGGCCCAACCGGAGATACCGGCCCAACCGGAGATACTGGTCTAACCGGAGATACTGGCCCAACCGGAGATACCGGTCCGACAGGTGACACTGGACCGACTGGCGACACAGGCCCGGTTGCAGCGGGAGCAATTGTACCCTTTGCTTCGGGTATGGTGACGACGGTAAGTACCGTCTTAGGCGGTTTAGCAGGACTACAGGCCCTTGTAGGTTTTGGAGCCAATGAAGCAGGCACCGTTGTCGGTGGTGTGATCGACACAACAGGAAGCACAAGTCTTGCTTTCTCTGCACCAAGAGACGGCACAATCACTGCTATTGCGGGGTATCACAGTGTTGCAGCAGCAGTAGCTCTTGTTGGTAGTACTGTTACAATTACTGCCCAGCTGTATAGTTCCCCAACACCGGATGATGTCTTTGCACCAGTTCCCGGAGCCACTGTTGCGCTTGCACCTGCGCTGACAGGATTAGTAGCCATAGGCACAACGTCAAGTGGTGTAACCACAGGGCTTGCAATACCGGTTACGGCAGGTACTCGGCTGATGTTTGTCGTTTCTGCCAGTGTCACAGCTGGTATTGACATTGCTACGGTAATTACTGGCTTTGTCAGCGGCGGCTTGAACATCGTGTAA
- a CDS encoding collagen-like protein, producing MGIIEVAVAPVTVSLINSSTAEVFYPAIVPLSAALIVVEDDLTGSGPTGPTGDTGPTGDTGPTGDTGPTGDTGPTGDTGPTGDTGPTGDTGPTGDTGPTGDTGPTGDTGPTGDTGPTGDTGPTGDTGPTGDTGPTGDTGPTGDTGPTGDTGPTGDTGPTGDTGPTGDTGPTGDTGPTGDTGPTGDTGPTGDTGPTGDTGPTGDTGPTGDTGPTGDTGPTGDTGPTGDTGPTGDTGPTGDTGPTGDTGPTGDTGPTGDTGPVGVGVTSDSMSTANTTAAIIAVVLGGTDVPLPDNQNLNTFTVDGTDTEFTVPTTGEYLISYAVATTTALLVSTQVLQNGTPIAASIITPTVATDNLSAAFIVPLAAGDTLTLQLFGLLGAATLIGGASTYMAVVRVI from the coding sequence ATGGGGATCATTGAAGTAGCTGTTGCGCCTGTTACTGTTTCATTAATAAATTCGAGTACCGCAGAAGTATTTTATCCAGCAATTGTCCCCTTAAGCGCAGCATTAATCGTTGTAGAAGATGATTTGACTGGAAGCGGTCCTACCGGTCCGACCGGAGATACTGGCCCCACAGGTGACACTGGCCCAACCGGAGATACCGGCCCAACCGGAGATACTGGCCCCACAGGTGACACTGGCCCAACCGGAGATACTGGCCCAACAGGTGACACTGGCCCAACCGGAGATACCGGCCCAACAGGAGATACTGGCCCAACAGGTGACACTGGCCCAACCGGAGATACCGGCCCAACCGGAGATACCGGCCCAACCGGAGATACCGGCCCGACAGGAGATACTGGCCCAACAGGTGACACTGGCCCAACCGGAGATACTGGTCCCACAGGAGATACCGGTCCAACAGGAGACACTGGTCCGACCGGAGATACCGGCCCAACAGGTGACACTGGTCCGACCGGTGACACAGGTCCAACCGGAGATACCGGCCCAACAGGTGACACTGGTCCGACCGGTGACACAGGTCCAACCGGAGATACCGGCCCGACAGGAGATACTGGCCCAACAGGTGACACTGGTCCGACCGGAGATACCGGCCCAACCGGAGACACCGGCCCAACAGGTGACACCGGTCCAACCGGAGATACTGGTCCAACTGGAGATACTGGTCCAACTGGAGACACCGGCCCGACCGGAGATACTGGTCCAACCGGAGATACCGGGCCTGTAGGTGTAGGAGTCACAAGTGACAGTATGTCTACGGCTAACACAACTGCTGCAATTATAGCTGTTGTGCTGGGTGGTACGGATGTTCCCCTGCCAGACAATCAAAATTTAAACACTTTCACCGTAGATGGTACCGATACAGAATTTACCGTACCGACAACGGGTGAATACCTGATTAGTTATGCTGTAGCCACAACAACAGCATTGCTGGTCTCAACGCAAGTGCTGCAAAACGGTACTCCGATTGCGGCTTCAATTATAACTCCGACAGTAGCGACAGACAATCTGTCAGCAGCCTTTATCGTTCCTCTAGCCGCTGGGGATACCCTAACACTGCAGCTGTTTGGATTACTTGGAGCAGCAACCCTTATTGGTGGTGCCAGCACGTATATGGCTGTTGTTCGGGTGATATAA